From the Homo sapiens chromosome 1, GRCh38.p14 Primary Assembly genome, one window contains:
- the FMO3 gene encoding flavin-containing monooxygenase 3 isoform a (isoform a is encoded by transcript variant 2) codes for MGKKVAIIGAGVSGLASIRSCLEEGLEPTCFEKSNDIGGLWKFSDHAEEGRASIYKSVFSNSSKEMMCFPDFPFPDDFPNFMHNSKIQEYIIAFAKEKNLLKYIQFKTFVSSVNKHPDFATTGQWDVTTERDGKKESAVFDAVMVCSGHHVYPNLPKESFPGLNHFKGKCFHSRDYKEPGVFNGKRVLVVGLGNSGCDIATELSRTAEQVMISSRSGSWVMSRVWDNGYPWDMLLVTRFGTFLKNNLPTAISDWLYVKQMNARFKHENYGLMPLNGVLRKEPVFNDELPASILCGIVSVKPNVKEFTETSAIFEDGTIFEGIDCVIFATGYSFAYPFLDESIIKSRNNEIILFKGVFPPLLEKSTIAVIGFVQSLGAAIPTVDLQSRWAAQVIKGTCTLPSMEDMMNDINEKMEKKRKWFGKSETIQTDYIVYMDELSSFIGAKPNIPWLFLTDPKLAMEVYFGPCSPYQFRLVGPGQWPGARNAILTQWDRSLKPMQTRVVGRLQKPCFFFHWLKLFAIPILLIAVFLVLT; via the exons GACCATGCAGAGGAGGGCAGGGCTAGCATTTACAAATCAGTCTTTTCCAACTCTTCCAAAGAGATGATGTGTTTCCCAGACTTCCCATTTCCCGATGACTTCCCCAACTTTATGCACAACAGCAAGATCCAGGAATATATCATTGCATTTGCCAAAGAAAAGAACCTCCTGAAGTACATACAATTTAAG ACATTTGTATCCAGTGTAAATAAACATCCTGATTTTGCAACTACTGGCCAGTGGGATGTTACCACTGAAAGGGATGGTAAAAAAGAATCGGCTGTCTTTGATGCTGTAATGGTTTGTTCCGGACATCATGTGTATCCCAACCTACCAAAAGAGTCCTTTCCAG GACTAAACCACTTTAAAGGCAAATGCTTCCACAGCAGGGACTATAAAGAACCAGGTGTATTCAATGGAAAGCGTGTCCTGGTGGTTGGCCTGGGGAATTCGGGCTGTGATATTGCCACAGAACTCAGCCGCACAGCAGAACAG GTCATGATCAGTTCCAGAAGTGGCTCCTGGGTGATGAGCCGGGTCTGGGACAATGGTTATCCTTGGGACATGCTGCTCGTCACTCGATTTGGAACCTTCCTCAAGAACAATTTACCGACAGCCATCTCTGACTGGTTGTACGTGAAGCAGATGAATGCAAGATTCAAGCATGAAAACTATGGCTTGATGCCTTTAAATGG AGTCCTGAGGAAAGAGCCTGTATTTAACGATGAGCTCCCAGCAAGCATTCTGTGTGGCATTGTGTCCGTAAAGCCTAACGTGAAGGAATTCACAGAGACCTCGGCCATTTTTGAGGATGGGACCATATTTGAGGGCATTGACTGTGTAATCTTTGCAACAGGGTATAGTTTTGCCTACCCCTTCCTTGATGAGTCTATCATCAAAAGCAGAAACAATGAGATCATTTTATTTAAAGGAGTATTTCCTCCTCTACTTGAGAAGTCAACCATAGCAGTGATTGGCTTTGTCCAGTCCCTTGGGGCTGCCATTCCCACAGTTGACCTCCAGTCCCGCTGGGCAGCACAAGTAATAAAGG GAACTTGTACTTTGCCTTCTATGGAAGACATGATGAATGATattaatgagaaaatggagaaaaagcgCAAATG GTTTGGCAAAAGCGAGACCATACAGACAGATTACATTGTTTATATGGATGAACTCTCCTCCTTCATTGGGGCAAAGCCCAACATCCCATGGCTGTTTCTCACAGATCCCAAATTGGCCATGGAAGTTTATTTTGGCCCTTGTAGTCCCTACCAGTTTAGGCTGGTGGGCCCAGGGCAGTGGCCAGGAGCCAGAAATGCCATACTGACCCAGTGGGACCGGTCGTTGAAACCCATGCAGACACGAGTGGTCGGGAGACTTCAGAAGCCTTGCTTCTTTTTCCATTGGCTGAAGCTCTTTGCAATTCCTATTCTGTTAATCGCTGTTTTCCTTGTGTTGACCTAA
- the FMO3 gene encoding flavin-containing monooxygenase 3 isoform X1 produces MPASTRSQKRQGMDSLLEPLKMNMDHAEEGRASIYKSVFSNSSKEMMCFPDFPFPDDFPNFMHNSKIQEYIIAFAKEKNLLKYIQFKTFVSSVNKHPDFATTGQWDVTTERDGKKESAVFDAVMVCSGHHVYPNLPKESFPGLNHFKGKCFHSRDYKEPGVFNGKRVLVVGLGNSGCDIATELSRTAEQVMISSRSGSWVMSRVWDNGYPWDMLLVTRFGTFLKNNLPTAISDWLYVKQMNARFKHENYGLMPLNGVLRKEPVFNDELPASILCGIVSVKPNVKEFTETSAIFEDGTIFEGIDCVIFATGYSFAYPFLDESIIKSRNNEIILFKGVFPPLLEKSTIAVIGFVQSLGAAIPTVDLQSRWAAQVIKGTCTLPSMEDMMNDINEKMEKKRKWFGKSETIQTDYIVYMDELSSFIGAKPNIPWLFLTDPKLAMEVYFGPCSPYQFRLVGPGQWPGARNAILTQWDRSLKPMQTRVVGRLQKPCFFFHWLKLFAIPILLIAVFLVLT; encoded by the exons GACCATGCAGAGGAGGGCAGGGCTAGCATTTACAAATCAGTCTTTTCCAACTCTTCCAAAGAGATGATGTGTTTCCCAGACTTCCCATTTCCCGATGACTTCCCCAACTTTATGCACAACAGCAAGATCCAGGAATATATCATTGCATTTGCCAAAGAAAAGAACCTCCTGAAGTACATACAATTTAAG ACATTTGTATCCAGTGTAAATAAACATCCTGATTTTGCAACTACTGGCCAGTGGGATGTTACCACTGAAAGGGATGGTAAAAAAGAATCGGCTGTCTTTGATGCTGTAATGGTTTGTTCCGGACATCATGTGTATCCCAACCTACCAAAAGAGTCCTTTCCAG GACTAAACCACTTTAAAGGCAAATGCTTCCACAGCAGGGACTATAAAGAACCAGGTGTATTCAATGGAAAGCGTGTCCTGGTGGTTGGCCTGGGGAATTCGGGCTGTGATATTGCCACAGAACTCAGCCGCACAGCAGAACAG GTCATGATCAGTTCCAGAAGTGGCTCCTGGGTGATGAGCCGGGTCTGGGACAATGGTTATCCTTGGGACATGCTGCTCGTCACTCGATTTGGAACCTTCCTCAAGAACAATTTACCGACAGCCATCTCTGACTGGTTGTACGTGAAGCAGATGAATGCAAGATTCAAGCATGAAAACTATGGCTTGATGCCTTTAAATGG AGTCCTGAGGAAAGAGCCTGTATTTAACGATGAGCTCCCAGCAAGCATTCTGTGTGGCATTGTGTCCGTAAAGCCTAACGTGAAGGAATTCACAGAGACCTCGGCCATTTTTGAGGATGGGACCATATTTGAGGGCATTGACTGTGTAATCTTTGCAACAGGGTATAGTTTTGCCTACCCCTTCCTTGATGAGTCTATCATCAAAAGCAGAAACAATGAGATCATTTTATTTAAAGGAGTATTTCCTCCTCTACTTGAGAAGTCAACCATAGCAGTGATTGGCTTTGTCCAGTCCCTTGGGGCTGCCATTCCCACAGTTGACCTCCAGTCCCGCTGGGCAGCACAAGTAATAAAGG GAACTTGTACTTTGCCTTCTATGGAAGACATGATGAATGATattaatgagaaaatggagaaaaagcgCAAATG GTTTGGCAAAAGCGAGACCATACAGACAGATTACATTGTTTATATGGATGAACTCTCCTCCTTCATTGGGGCAAAGCCCAACATCCCATGGCTGTTTCTCACAGATCCCAAATTGGCCATGGAAGTTTATTTTGGCCCTTGTAGTCCCTACCAGTTTAGGCTGGTGGGCCCAGGGCAGTGGCCAGGAGCCAGAAATGCCATACTGACCCAGTGGGACCGGTCGTTGAAACCCATGCAGACACGAGTGGTCGGGAGACTTCAGAAGCCTTGCTTCTTTTTCCATTGGCTGAAGCTCTTTGCAATTCCTATTCTGTTAATCGCTGTTTTCCTTGTGTTGACCTAA
- the FMO3 gene encoding flavin-containing monooxygenase 3 isoform c (isoform c is encoded by transcript variant 4) — MGKKVAIIGAGVSGLASIRSCLEEGLEPTCFEKSNDIGGLWKFSTFVSSVNKHPDFATTGQWDVTTERDGKKESAVFDAVMVCSGHHVYPNLPKESFPGLNHFKGKCFHSRDYKEPGVFNGKRVLVVGLGNSGCDIATELSRTAEQVMISSRSGSWVMSRVWDNGYPWDMLLVTRFGTFLKNNLPTAISDWLYVKQMNARFKHENYGLMPLNGVLRKEPVFNDELPASILCGIVSVKPNVKEFTETSAIFEDGTIFEGIDCVIFATGYSFAYPFLDESIIKSRNNEIILFKGVFPPLLEKSTIAVIGFVQSLGAAIPTVDLQSRWAAQVIKGTCTLPSMEDMMNDINEKMEKKRKWFGKSETIQTDYIVYMDELSSFIGAKPNIPWLFLTDPKLAMEVYFGPCSPYQFRLVGPGQWPGARNAILTQWDRSLKPMQTRVVGRLQKPCFFFHWLKLFAIPILLIAVFLVLT; from the exons ACATTTGTATCCAGTGTAAATAAACATCCTGATTTTGCAACTACTGGCCAGTGGGATGTTACCACTGAAAGGGATGGTAAAAAAGAATCGGCTGTCTTTGATGCTGTAATGGTTTGTTCCGGACATCATGTGTATCCCAACCTACCAAAAGAGTCCTTTCCAG GACTAAACCACTTTAAAGGCAAATGCTTCCACAGCAGGGACTATAAAGAACCAGGTGTATTCAATGGAAAGCGTGTCCTGGTGGTTGGCCTGGGGAATTCGGGCTGTGATATTGCCACAGAACTCAGCCGCACAGCAGAACAG GTCATGATCAGTTCCAGAAGTGGCTCCTGGGTGATGAGCCGGGTCTGGGACAATGGTTATCCTTGGGACATGCTGCTCGTCACTCGATTTGGAACCTTCCTCAAGAACAATTTACCGACAGCCATCTCTGACTGGTTGTACGTGAAGCAGATGAATGCAAGATTCAAGCATGAAAACTATGGCTTGATGCCTTTAAATGG AGTCCTGAGGAAAGAGCCTGTATTTAACGATGAGCTCCCAGCAAGCATTCTGTGTGGCATTGTGTCCGTAAAGCCTAACGTGAAGGAATTCACAGAGACCTCGGCCATTTTTGAGGATGGGACCATATTTGAGGGCATTGACTGTGTAATCTTTGCAACAGGGTATAGTTTTGCCTACCCCTTCCTTGATGAGTCTATCATCAAAAGCAGAAACAATGAGATCATTTTATTTAAAGGAGTATTTCCTCCTCTACTTGAGAAGTCAACCATAGCAGTGATTGGCTTTGTCCAGTCCCTTGGGGCTGCCATTCCCACAGTTGACCTCCAGTCCCGCTGGGCAGCACAAGTAATAAAGG GAACTTGTACTTTGCCTTCTATGGAAGACATGATGAATGATattaatgagaaaatggagaaaaagcgCAAATG GTTTGGCAAAAGCGAGACCATACAGACAGATTACATTGTTTATATGGATGAACTCTCCTCCTTCATTGGGGCAAAGCCCAACATCCCATGGCTGTTTCTCACAGATCCCAAATTGGCCATGGAAGTTTATTTTGGCCCTTGTAGTCCCTACCAGTTTAGGCTGGTGGGCCCAGGGCAGTGGCCAGGAGCCAGAAATGCCATACTGACCCAGTGGGACCGGTCGTTGAAACCCATGCAGACACGAGTGGTCGGGAGACTTCAGAAGCCTTGCTTCTTTTTCCATTGGCTGAAGCTCTTTGCAATTCCTATTCTGTTAATCGCTGTTTTCCTTGTGTTGACCTAA